The genome window aagtaaaaatgacaCCCATGAGAAGACTGTAAAGCTCATTGGGTAGTTACAACAAGGGTAAACATTATTACCGAGAACAAAGATCTCCCCTGATTTATCCTGACTGATGGTCTGTACTTCAAACTGATCTGACAACTGCTCAGACTTCTGACCCTTTGCCTACTGGGCTACACGGAAAGCGCTTTGGATCCGATTCAACCTTGCATTCTTCACGATCTGGCGCTGGCAAATGGAGGTGCACAACACGTAGTCATTGACGCGGTGATTTCTTAACATCCTTCACCGCCCTCTCTTCTGTCCTCGTTCTGTAGTGCTCAGTAGCGCTATGTTTTACTTTCCGAAGTCAGGGTCAGATAATCACCACAAATATGAAATTTCAGAATGTGTTGGGCCTGGTTAGGCTGGCACGTGGAGGGAGCAATCCAGAGGGCTCCTCGGCCTGGGAAGCCAGGGAAGGCTTGGGGCGGTGCGGGAGAAGGAGTGCTCCGGGCTGCCGCGTGCCCCGTGAATGCAAATGTGGACGGAGGAGTTCCAGCACAGGTGGGATCTAGAGAGGGCCTTcccaagtacaaaggccctgagacagagGACGGCCTGGAAGGACCGCGGTGCACGAGAGAGCAGGCGCACCAGGACCTCTGGGAGGAGAAACACGAAGGGGCTGAAAGGTGGTTTTTCCAAATTACGTTAGATCCGCAAAACCTTGTTTTGCGGCGAGATTCAGAGAAGGCTGAAAGGGCCCGGGAGGCGGAGCGGTTACTTCGGCCTCCCTACTCGCCCGGCAGGCTGGCCTCCACCCTCAGGGGAACGCGCCACCGAGTCACTCCTTGAGCGCACCCAAGTTCTCCCGTGGCCACTGCAGCTCATTTCCTCCTACCCTGAGGTCTCTCAACCAATGAGTTTGCCTCTTCACCCAGAAAAGCAACTATCGGTGACAGTTGTACGGCTGAAGAGTGAGGTGAGTTTTTTGTTTCTCGGGCTTTTTCGAGGCTACTCGTTAACGTCAACAGTATCTGGTCGCCTCCGGACTGGGgcggccccttcctccctccagatTGTTGGCGGCTCTTGAGGACTTTCAGCAACACCACAACCGACCAGGGCAGCGCCACAACCCCAGTGTTTAAAGCGGCCAGTTCCGGAGGCGACCGGGCCGAGGCGGCCGCGCACTTTTCTGCTGCCCGGGCAGGGGGAACCGAAAAGTTTACGTCCTCCTTCCAGGCGGGGTTAGGAGGGGAGAGGGCGCCGTGACAGCCCCTCCGAAGGAAGCTCGTCTTCCGAAGCGGCCCGTCCCAGGCTCTGTCCACCTTGGAGGGGAAGAAAGTTGGGCGGGAGCGGGAAGGGTTCGAGCGCGGGCCCGGCGAGGTGGAGGTGGGGCGACTGGGGAGTCGGGTCGCCCCCGACGCGCGCGAGCCGGGGTGGAGCCAGCAGCCGGGCGCGGCGTCAGCGTTTAGGATGCAAATCGATTCCCCGCTCCGccgtcccccccctcccccgcccgcccgcccggggGAGCAAGGCTCCGCCGCTCCGCAGCCGCCCCCGCCTCCAGCGCGCCGCGGCGCCGGAGCGGGCGGCTCTACTTAAGCCGCGCGCCGGCCGAGACCCGGCACTCGCCTGGAGCGCGCGGGTGAGGCGGGCCGAGCGCACCGGGGTTCTCGGGGACTCTGCGCGgctcgcggcggcggcggccggagcGCAGGGCTGAGCCAGCGTCCGGGAAAGGCGGCGGCGGCTTCGGCGCGCGGCCCCGctccctgccaccaccccagACCGGCCACCTCTTTGCCATGGCTCTGGCGGACAGCACACGTGGATTACCCaacgggggcggcggcgggggtggCAGCGGCTCGTCGTCCTCCTCGGCGGAGCCGCCGCTCTTCCCCGATATCGTGGAGCTGAACGTGGGGGGGCAGGTGTATGTGACCCGGCGCTGCACGGTGGTGTCGGTGCCCGACTCGCTGCTCTGGCGCATGTTCACGCAGCAGCAGCCGCAGGAGCTGGCCCGGGACAGCAAAGGCCGCTTCTTTCTGGACCGAGACGGCTTCCTCTTCCGCTACATCCTGGATTACCTGCGGGACTTGCAGCTCGTGCTGCCCGACTATTTCCCCGAGCGCAGCCGGCTGCAGCGCGAGGCCGAGTACTTCGAGCTGCCCGAGCTCGTGCGCCGCCTCGGGGCGCCCCAGCAGCCCGgccccgggccgccgccgccgcactCGCGGCGCGGGGTGCAGAAGGAGGGCTCGCTGGGCGACGAGCTGCTGCCGCTCGGCTACGCGGAGCCCGAGCAGCAAGAGGGCTCGTCGGCCGGGGCGCCGTCGCCCACGCTGGAGCTGGCTAGCCGCAGCCCGTCCGGGGGTGCGGCGGGCCCGCTGCTCACGCCGTCCCAGTCGTTGGACGGCAGCCGGCGCTCGGGCTACATCACCATCGGCTACCGCGGCTCCTACACTATCGGGCGGGACGCGCAGGCGGACGCCAAGTTCCGGCGAGTGGCACGCATCACCGTGTGCGGCAAGACGTCGCTGGCCAAGGAGGTGTTCGGCGACACCCTGAATGAGAGCCGGGACCCGGACCGGCCTCCCGAGCGCTACACTTCGCGCTATTACCTCAAGTTCAACTTCCTGGAGCAGGCCTTCGACAAGCTGTCCGAGTCGGGCTTCCACATGGTGGCGTGCAGTTCCACGGGCACCTGCGCCTTCGCCAGCAGCACCGACCAGAGCGAGGACAAGATCTGGACCAGCTACACGGAGTACGTCTTCTGCAGGGAGTGAGCTCCCCAGACCCCCTCGCGGCTCCagctctcccatcccccctccttcctgccgAGGAGAGGATTATAGATCTCCCCTCCTATCCCACGCCTTTCCATTCCCCTGTCTCCCACCTTTAGTAGCTGGGCCAGGCCCACTCACCCCCCTCACACTTGAGAACCCGCAGCCGCAAATCCTCTCGGCTTCTTCGTCTTCTTTGGACCCCGCTAACCGAGAGAGCCCCCTCCAGTGCTTCCTCTGCCCCCTGACTCAAACCACCCCTCCCCTGGATTGTCCTTCAGTCTGGATCTAATGGGGGCAGTGTGGCCACAAAGTCACCAAGTACCTGGGGATGGCAGAATTGTTCAGAACCTGATTGGACCCTGTCCAGTGTGTAGAAGATTGAAATCCCAAGCCCTTTTGACTCATTAGCGGCTTAAGAGATCAGAATTGAGAACACTGGGAATAGTTAGTGTTTTAAAAGGTCATTACGTAACCTTTTGGCCCTCTTTAAAGGTAGAGTTTTAGAGGGCTGGATGGAAGACTCTGGACCTGGAATTAGGATCCCGTGGAGGCAGGTCAGTGACtacaaaatgaataaagtttTGACAAGTTATAGGTAGAAGTAGGAAAAGAATCTAGTGCTGGCACAATGAAGGATCGTATCTCTTCCGTGCACAATGAAAGGTCTTCGCCTGTGGCTTAAACTTGTAGAAAGTCACTCTCCTGCGTTAGGAGGCATCCTTTCTCCTTGGCTCCAGCGCGCGATGCGCTTAGTTCGACTGGTCGACATGGCCGCCCTTCCTGGCGGGAGGGAGCAAGAGTGCTGACGCCGGCAAGGGCCAGACAGCCCAGGTCACCAAGCACTGCGGGAAGTCACCCGGCCGTGACTGTAAACGGAGCTGGGTAGTAGTAATGCACGCCGTGGGTATTAAGAAAGCCCGTATTCTTGCAGTGAATGGCAGTAGGACTTTAGCTTGTAAGACttgggggggtgggatggggagggaggaaggaggggtgaaggggtgggaagggaggagcagacacattcatttattatttgaaaggTGGAAGTTTGTGCCATCCGTTCGAGTACacgcacatttaaaaaatagtgcacACAAACGTGCAAAGCattttataaagattaataaCAGATCCACTCTTATCTGGCAGTTTAATGAACTAACTGTTTTGAGTCCTAAACTTAGAAGTTGCTGATACTTACataacctaaccaaagagttaCCCAGTAGTTTTTGAACTTTAGTttcgtttttttttaaactttattttcttgttgattatAAATCCTGATTTTAAGATCTATTAACGAGCAAAATCTGTCTGATTTTGGTTAAACTTAAGATCTCTTCTTCTTAAAAATCCGTATTTTCTTCAAACCCAGCCAATGTTGACTTCTGGGCAAACCCCGAAATCCTGAAAATGCCATTTCTTTCCTGCAGATGGTTTGAAATGAAGGTGGAATCTTTTTGGGTGACAGCTGCAGAGCCATAGAAGCACCAGGGGCTGCCCATCTGTAGGTAGCTGTACAATGACATGTTTTTAAGGCGAAAAAGTACTTACAAGTGGGCTGAGCAATAAAATAGTGTTTTAGGTAAAtgcaagagaaacagaaggagacCTGGTTGCCTTATACCTTTACTCTACACGGAATAAATTCCCACTGCATATCCTGTCTACACCTTAGGTGAAGGGAAGTCAATCCTTGTCTTTCATGCTGTGTGGCTCCTTTGGATATTCTGTGATGACGGAGaagcctttcctttttcattagTTTCAGCAGTTTCTCTgaagtatgtttttaaagattttgtaagAGTCGTTTTCAGTGTTCAAATTAgtgctattttttcttctttttaaaaatgaatcttgtACTGTACCTGACTATGTCCATAACAGATACTAAGAATTGGAACAGTTTTATTCTTAGACTCATGTGATCCAATCTGTACATaccatatataaacattttacacGAATCCTTtagttttttaattcatttactaaTGCTAAAAGATTTCCTATATTTACCCCCAGTAACGTGCATCAGATGGTGTATATACTAAAGCAACATGTTTTCATGAGTTTCTTAGATCTTTGTCTCTGGGGACACCGGgttaggaaaaaatacataattttaaaactgagtTTGCTCCATACTTTTTTCCTGGCTGTTAGTTATGTACTAATAATGTGTCCGTTAACTGTCCACTTAAGATCGAGGTACCTGTATTTTTAAcccactaattctttttttttttcaattggtaAACAGAAAGATTTGAAGTCTTTTCATTGGAGTTAAATTTTTAGAAAGGTAAAGTTAGCTTTATGTATGAAGACTGTAATTGTAAGGGAAATGGAAGCAGAAATCCAGGAAGTTGGGTTTGCTTATATGTTGGGTGTGTTCTCAGAGTAGGTGATGCAACAGAGCTTATCTCTGTTCCAAGCCTGAAATAATTAGCAAAGTCGCTTTCCGGACAGAAGAGTGCCACAGAGATTTCTCCACACTGTATGGTGTTCTGTTAGATTGTGCGACAGAAAGCACATACTTGAGAACATTTTAGGACAGATCAAATCCACTGACAGATGGCAAGACTCTGGGATTCTGATTTTCCCTGTTCAACCTGCACAACTCCGGGAGTCATGGGAAACTGCTGAAGTTTTGTTTGTGCCACTCAAGTCTTAATGAATTTTATCTCGTAAAACTTTGAGTTGAGCTATTCCACTTCTTTGGGCGTATGGATCTTACTTCCCCACACACCCTGGCTGCCCTGCAGTGCTCCCCTACCCCTTTCATTATGTCAAAGACTGGGAATATAAATGGTTAGAGACCGTAAACTGACTTCTTTTCCTAGGGATGACTGTCCCCTCTAAGGTTGGCTGtcgaaaaatgaaaatattctacttCTAGCCCAAAGTAAAGGCTGGGTAGGAAACTCATTCTACGCTGGGTGGATCCTATAACTGTGGTGAGGTGACTTAGCATGGGCGCTTTGGGGTTCCCTCTCTTCCGTGTGCCGTGGGCCACAGAAGGACCCTTGGTAATCTACAAAGTGGGCTGGAGTGTCGGTGGTCACCTCTGAGCTTGGATGGGATATCGAGGGTCATACGAGTAAGCCCTCCAAAGATACCATTCAAATAACCTGGGAGAATGTTATAAATGATTCAGATAATTATGACTGCAGGAAGCTGACCCAGTGTGGCGTGCATTTACCATGGCTTTAATGACTATTTGGTTCATAAGTACAAGGGAGTGACATGAGATTTaacaaatttcattaaaaaaaaaaaaaagaattgttgacAGTGGTGGTTAAAAACACAGGCACCACGTTCAGTGCTTTTGCACCAGGTATTGGATAAGTCGCCTGTTTTTTAATACATGTAGACCATGAACCATAGTCAGATTGATTTTTCAAATTGTACGTTGTGGAAAATATTCCTTGGAGGTGTGAgacttagaaattttttttccctttcagtactgtttttattcttgtgtttcttttttttttgtggtggtggtggtggtggttttttgtttttgttttttttttgtttttttttggcaTTGATAGCAAAGTGAAAATTTGTAATACTAGCCAAAATTGTCTTCTCTTTCAAACCAGATCCATATATGGGGCCTGTTGCTTCTCTGAGGAAATGCATAATCTGAATTCTCAGACAAAAATGGGCGACTGGCAATGCTCATAACATATTCcaatttttattggaattttccATGGAGTGTTATTACATTGAAGCCATGTAAGGTGAAGCTTTggtaattttttactttttaaattatggtaaattCTAATCTAATATTCAAAACATTTTGTACTCCACATGAAAAATGCTAAATTATGGTGCAAGATTTTAGAAAAGTATTGACTGGAGGGGTTGAATTCTGTAAGAATTTCTTTTATAGTCTCAATCATAAGTGCTTTACTCAACTGacttaaatttctaaaatagtaaaggaatattttttattgtaaacttAGCAGAGTAAATCCTTtggaatttcttttgttttttccttatgataactcatttaaaaactgaattagtTTTCTTAGATGACATAAGTCTTTCttttgagaataaataaaatactcttgGGTTTTCAGTGGCTATAGGACCTGATGCAAGGTTTCCTAGAGCCAGAAACAAGTTATGTTGAAGTTAACTTTTCTTTGTCACAATTTTGgacaataaaaatcttaaagatctTTGAATTTGAAGATTTAGATTCTCTACTGGGGACCTTGAAACTGAGATGGAAGAAATCCAAGCAGACTATTTACATTAGAGTTTAATCTTGTGTGGTAGGATGATGAATAGTTGATCAAGAATCCTTGTCAccttatatattttgtgttttttttccccacaggccaagttttttgtattttacatgtattttgagGTATGTGAACATTAATTGTAATGTAAACTATTATACAACTGTCTTTGTGACTTTATAGGCAAGTGAATTTTGCCATTATTATTGAATACAAATGATGATAATTCGTTTGTGACCACTCACCCATCATTAGTGACATTTAATGACAAAAGTTTAAGACATCCATTGTGATGttaattatatgttatttaaattttttccctaCATCTGAAAAACTCTTATCTGCCAAACAATCTAAGATTTCCACAGAGCTCTCTGGGATTATGCAATTATTAAAAACGTTATATGCTAAGTGATACGTATCACTGAGCCATTTTCTCAAAATAGaagggcaaggaaaaaaaatcataacgaTTATCAGACTTTTCTAATGAAAcagaaagccaagaaaaaaaatccctctatattttaaaaaagacaattcagACGAGCCCAAACTTTAAGTGAGAATTTCTTCAACCATCTAAATGCTCTAGAGATTTTCGTTCTCCCTGTTCACAACCAGTTGTATAATAGACCTACTGGATACTGTTTTCCTCCCTGTGTGTGAAGTAATGAATCATTGATTATGTGACTTGTTATGTATTCTATTAAACACTAGAGAATAAAACATTCACTCCTTTACTTATTCCTTTTGGCTCCTGGGTATGGATTGGCTTGAACACTGATCTGATTTCATTTAAGGGGTTAAGGACTGGGAATGAATGCTTCCCAGGTTGTTGTGGGGCTGATGATGAGCATTACGCCATCAGAAGGACTCCTCCCTGTGTAATTGGACCGCTTGGCTAGGAGTGAACGGGCTTTTCCCCTGGAGTTTCTTGCCAAGAATGCCTATTGTCAAGGTGGATTGGTACTCAATGTGGAGGAAGAGTCCTTCACATTTTCTTTGACCTCAGTCTTAGCAGCATATGCAAATTGTTTTGAACATGGGGAATGAAGGTAGAGATGCCTTTTAAAGTTTGTGGAggaggcggggcgcctgggtggctagttgggtaagcgtctgactcccgatttcagctcaggtcatgatctctgggtcctgagatcgagccctgtgtcgggctctgtgctaggcatggagcctgcttaagattctctccctctctctctcccgctgctCCTTCCTGgctcacacttgctctctctctgtctctctcaaaaaaaaagttcataggGAAAAAGAAACTTTCAGACATGCCTTAATTAAAAGTATAATTCATGAAGATAAATTTCCAAAGAATGTTGGGAGAAGATCTGCATTTTTATCTTAGGGTCTCTTTCCTGCATCCCCTCCAACATTGGTGACGCTCTTCTTGAAAGAGCACAGTGCCTTCCGGACTGAGAAACCAGCCAAGGCGAGGGCAGTGGTACCGGAAGCCAGGAGTGCGCTTGCAGAGTGAGCCAGGCTTCGCCCTTCCTCTTTGCTTTTGCCTGTACTTCCTCTAGATAGCTTTTGTTttgaaagtgtgtgtgtttatgtgcaaatacacatataaacaatttggttttttgaaaagtttatgtgaaaaatttaagcaatataatttttgtgtataataaCAAGTCAATCTCCCTCCTCCAGTAACCCCTGGAGGGGTTCCCCCCCCCCAGGGGAACCATTGGTATATTTTTACAGAGTCAtcctatatataataaatatatatattcctcccTTTTTTCGATTCAGTAGGAATTACACCTGTCCTGTgccctgctttcttctttgaaCCACACATTCTGGAGCTCTTGCAGTGCATGGGTGAACGTGTAGCAAGGATCGACCTCACTCTACTTGATAGCTATGGGATACTGCGCGTGATGGGTGACTGTCTGCATGTGGTGTCATTGATTTCACCAGTCCTTTCTTGATGGGCAtttaagttttcagtttttttgtttctacTCCAAAGAGTGCtgtattgaatatc of Halichoerus grypus chromosome 4, mHalGry1.hap1.1, whole genome shotgun sequence contains these proteins:
- the LOC118545292 gene encoding BTB/POZ domain-containing protein KCTD12 isoform X2, yielding MALADSTRGLPNGGGGGGGSGSSSSSAEPPLFPDIVELNVGGQVYVTRRCTVVSVPDSLLWRMFTQQQPQELARDSKGRFFLDRDGFLFRYILDYLRDLQLVLPDYFPERSRLQREAEYFELPELVRRLGAPQQPGPGPPPPHSRRGVQKEGSLGDELLPLGYAEPEQQEGSSAGAPSPTLELASRSPSGGAAGPLLTPSQSLDGSRRSGYITIGYRGSYTIGRDAQADAKFRRVARITVCGKTSLAKEVFGDTLNESRDPDRPPERYTSRYYLKFNFLEQAFDKLSESGFHMVACSSTGTCAFASSTDQSEDKIWTSYTEYVFCRE
- the LOC118545292 gene encoding BTB/POZ domain-containing protein KCTD12 isoform X1; the protein is MALADSTRGLPNGGGGGGGSGSSSSSAEPPLFPDIVELNVGGQVYVTRRCTVVSVPDSLLWRMFTQQQPQELARDSKGRFFLDRDGFLFRYILDYLRDLQLVLPDYFPERSRLQREAEYFELPELVRRLGAPQQPGPGPPPPHSRRGVQKEGSLGDELLPLGYAEPEQQEGSSAGAPSPTLELASRSPSGGAAGPLLTPSQSLDGSRRSGYITIGYRGSYTIGRDAQADAKFRRVARITVCGKTSLAKEVFGDTLNESRDPDRPPERYTSRYYLKFNFLEQAFDKLSESGFHMVACSSTGTCAFASSTDQSEDKIWTSYTDPRWNNKSHAQEWS